CCTTCACAATTACCACTCCTTTCGGGAAACCGTTCCATAGGAAGAACTGGTATTGTTCCCATGTGATTTCCACAACCTCTCCCCGATCGTCCAGATATCCGTTCAGCTTTCTCACCCCCTTTCAAGGTTACAGCTACCGATTAAGCTGATTGAATGCTATTGCGTTCAGCTGCTATTTTCATTTTGAATAACTTTTCTTTCGCTTCTAATTCCACAGCGATAAGTAATGCCGGTGCCTTTTTAGCCTCTCTACACATCTGAAGGACCTCACTCGCTTTCATCATTCTGCTTGCAGTAAACACTCCGTTCATACTAATCAATCTCCTCTGCTTCATATTTGGTTATGAACCACTTTTACTTCTGAACTAGTTATCAACTAATCACCTTATGGTTCGACAACATCTTTAGCTAACGTTCTATTAATTAATCCAATAGATTATTAGTTTCTTCAGCACTCGACTTCATTCACCAGCAAATTTCGCAACGATGTCGAAAAAGAAGGAGCTGCTTCCAGCTCAATAACCTGCTTTATTAATTTGGTCATGCATTAGCTTCTTGTAAGCCATTAACCTTTGATGACGGTATGTGAACCATCGTGGATGTCTTTCAGCAAGATTTACTGATGATTTTTCAGCTACTTTACGTGTGTAGTATGCGATCCGATGAACGATCTCCTTTTTCACCTTTCATCCTCCTCAATATCTACGACTTCCAAATCATCTAGGGACAATATGACCTTAATAATTTCTTCCTGGTTATTTTGTGGGAGAGACTCGAATTTAATCATTGTCTTCCCCTTCTGATTCCATATTTTCAATAATTCTTGGAATCGAAGTTCTTGCAAAGAATGCTGCCATTTCTTTCATTGTTTCCTTGCTGATTCTTGGTGGTGTTACATTTTCTTTAAGCTTTTCCCCCATCTATGTCACCATCCAAATGTTAATAAGTTATCGAGTTCCCAACTGATCCATCAGTTTGATTACAATTGCAAGCATCTTCGATAAAAAAAATATCTGCAAAATTTACTCCTAATCCATCTGATATTTGTTTAGCAATCTTCCCACTACAGAACCTTTCTTCATTTACAATCTGGCTTAAGTAAGGATTAGAAATCTTAATGTGTTCAGCGAAAGATCTTTGTGAATGGCCGTTCTGCAAAATCAATTTCCTTAACTCGTGTGGATCTTTCAATTTAACTTTCAATGATGTAGAAACCTCCTTTCAATCTGTTGCTTGCAATTGTTATCTTGCTTCTGTAATCAATTTACCATCACTAATTAACAAATGCAAGCATAAATTTATAATTTTTTGTCCATAATGCTAACAATAGTTAATTCATTACGTTATAATGTTTTCAGTGAGGTGAGAATTTAGTGAGTAGTATAGAAGTATTTGATGAGAAGAAGTTTGGAGAAAAGTTAAAAGAATTGAGACAGAACAAAGGATTGAAGATTAGAGAACTGGAGGCTCTATCTAGTGTATCCAATGCATATTTATCTCAATTAGAAAACGGCAAACGAGGTAAACCATCTCCAGAAATTATTAAGAAGTTAGCTCCGCATCTTGGTGTTACATATACAGAACTGATGAGAATGGCAGGTTATATTACAGAAGATATTAACGATGAAGCTTTAGAGTTATTAAAATTAGAGGATATAGAAGAAGTATTTAATTACACTTTTGAACAATTTTTTAATGGCATTTCAAATGATGGGGAAGTTTTAAAAGAATTTAGAGAATCTTTTATTAGTCAAGTTAATCAACTGGATACAAACATAAGTGAATTTTTTAGTGAAGAGAATATGAAAAAAAGAAGTTTTTGGGAAGAGTTATTTAATAACTTAACTTTTCAAGAAAAATTAGAGTTTCTTTTACTACTTAAGAAAGATGTAAATATCAATTCAATTTATCAAATTCAAAATGAGACTTTGTATAAAGCAGAATTCAAAGAAAATTACTATACAAAAAACGATATTGAGAAGACAGATAAAAGTGTTCGGGTGCCTATCTTAGGTTATATTGCAGCTGGTCAACCTATATTTGCAGATGAACATATTATAGATTATGAAGAGGTACCAGGAGAATTTAATAAAGATCATTTTATGTTAATTGTCAAAGGTGACTCAATGAGAGGGAGCCGGATTTATCCTGGGGATAAGGTATTAGTAAAGATGCAACCTGAAGTGGAAAACGGAGAAATAGCTGTAATTAATGTGAATGGCGAAGATGCCACACTCAAAAAAGTAAAGAAATATGAGGATGGGTCAGTATGGCTTGTTTCTACAAACGAAAAATATGCACCTATCCCTTTCCAAAAAACATCAAGAATTATAGGTAAAGTGGTAAAAGTTATTTTTGAGCCTTAGAGAGATTTTTTCTTTGTTTCATATTTTCACTTTTTACGATTAATTTAATCATTTTATGTATTGTCTCATTAGAAAGCTGTTTCATTTGTTTATCCCCCATTTTATGTTTTGTAAGGTGGTGATAAGGTTGTATACGGTCGGTCGGTGTAAAATCCGCGACTGGCGACTGCAGTTCGATATGACCCAAAGTGACTTAGCAAACAAATCAGGTGTAGATCGGTCCAATATTTCTAAATATGAGCAAGAAGTTAGTAGACCTGATTTAAAGAATCTTAAAAATATTGCTGCTGTTTTTGGGTGCTACATGGAAGATCTGTATGAGTGGAAAAAAGACCACTAATAAGTCTGCCAGAGGATAGGACGGGAAGATTTTATTGCACCGTCCCGACCGTTAAGTGCATGTTCGCAACAAATACGAACGTATTTTTTATTATAAACTTGCTCTCACCTTTTATCTACCGCTTTTTTACATAAAAGTAACGATTAACACAAACCAGGGAGGTTTTATCTTGACTGTAGGAATTTATATAAGAGTAAGCACACAAGAACAAGCTAAAGAAGGATATTCAATCGCTGCACAAAGAGAAAGACTGACTGCATACTGTGCCGCCCAGGGGTGGACTGAATACAAATTTTATGTGGATGAAGGGGTATCCGCTAAGAATACCGACCGTCCACAATTAAAATTACTCTTGGAGCATGTGAAATCCGGAACGATTGCAACGATCTTGGTATATAGACTAGACCGGTTTACGCGATCA
The nucleotide sequence above comes from Bacillus sp. KH172YL63. Encoded proteins:
- a CDS encoding helix-turn-helix transcriptional regulator, giving the protein MKVKLKDPHELRKLILQNGHSQRSFAEHIKISNPYLSQIVNEERFCSGKIAKQISDGLGVNFADIFFIEDACNCNQTDGSVGNSITY
- a CDS encoding helix-turn-helix domain-containing protein, encoding MSSIEVFDEKKFGEKLKELRQNKGLKIRELEALSSVSNAYLSQLENGKRGKPSPEIIKKLAPHLGVTYTELMRMAGYITEDINDEALELLKLEDIEEVFNYTFEQFFNGISNDGEVLKEFRESFISQVNQLDTNISEFFSEENMKKRSFWEELFNNLTFQEKLEFLLLLKKDVNINSIYQIQNETLYKAEFKENYYTKNDIEKTDKSVRVPILGYIAAGQPIFADEHIIDYEEVPGEFNKDHFMLIVKGDSMRGSRIYPGDKVLVKMQPEVENGEIAVINVNGEDATLKKVKKYEDGSVWLVSTNEKYAPIPFQKTSRIIGKVVKVIFEP
- a CDS encoding helix-turn-helix domain-containing protein, whose product is MFCKVVIRLYTVGRCKIRDWRLQFDMTQSDLANKSGVDRSNISKYEQEVSRPDLKNLKNIAAVFGCYMEDLYEWKKDH